A DNA window from Bacteroides cellulosilyticus contains the following coding sequences:
- a CDS encoding outer membrane beta-barrel family protein, with translation MKANSMKTIGKRLTFLILIMCVAVSISAQSYQLSGCVQDENNQPVEVANILLKQAKDSTYLTGMLTDAQGCFTFTQPKGEYLLHITLIGCEDIYLPVSLQGNKNIGMLTLKSSSTFLNEVTVTAARPVIKRLVDRVVFDTHNAIATAGGNALDLLREVPGLRVGQNSIDIIGKGGVKIYINDRETKLSGDELIDYLRSYDASQIQKVEVITTPPSKYDAAGNAGIINIRLKSRPKDYLGGTVSASYNAGEKENYGYGGVNLNISKGRVSSFINAGTTQGNYETREANRRYFALNTWDGCTDYKKYMQSYYGQAGVDFALERNWTLGLQAVYNHNNPKDSKAVSITEVYDVATARLDSLLFSDSEEGTKADRINLNFHTDKSWDDKGKKMTWDVDYLYDKRDGHMGFLSDTQTPDGVTIPGTNFDYSYLQNRKVDVFSSALDFTLPFEKYKVTAGAKVSFTNTRNRINYDTSDPTLVQDDYFHYKEQIYALYADYNRAFGKQFSMQLGLRMEHTRTTGISESENTTDKHDYTRLFPTLYFLYSPNEQNALNLSLSNRISRPSQNMVNPFPFYQNKYTYACGKEDLKPSYTYNAELGYTFKNNLNISAFYSYSDDVFFQVVGLDPETNVSSFLWDNFMETHSFGLNNSYTFRTKWMQAYAQHGVNYSRTTSSAASTSAEEKGWAYNASLRNTFFLNPKKTFIGTLSGWFTSRQYSGVYLIKPTYGVSAGLLYRMLDNKLSLSLNVNNILVSHSKLETVSNGVRMTTDNQFAFTGFRIGVSYTFGGDIRSKGQRNSNSDIQNRL, from the coding sequence ATGAAAGCAAATTCAATGAAGACTATCGGGAAAAGACTAACATTCTTAATCCTTATCATGTGTGTGGCAGTTTCTATTTCTGCTCAAAGTTATCAACTCTCCGGTTGCGTACAGGACGAAAACAATCAGCCGGTGGAAGTAGCAAACATTCTGTTGAAACAGGCTAAAGACAGTACTTATCTTACGGGTATGCTGACGGATGCACAAGGGTGTTTTACCTTTACTCAACCTAAAGGGGAATATCTGTTACATATTACTCTGATAGGTTGTGAAGATATCTATTTACCCGTCTCCCTACAGGGAAATAAGAATATAGGTATGCTCACCCTGAAATCCTCTTCTACCTTTTTGAATGAAGTAACCGTTACGGCAGCCCGTCCGGTAATCAAGCGCCTGGTGGACAGAGTTGTTTTTGATACACATAATGCCATTGCTACTGCCGGGGGAAATGCACTCGACCTTTTGCGTGAAGTGCCCGGTTTGCGCGTTGGGCAGAACAGTATTGATATCATAGGTAAAGGAGGCGTGAAGATATATATCAATGATCGTGAAACGAAACTTTCAGGTGACGAGTTGATTGACTATCTCCGTTCTTATGACGCCTCTCAGATACAGAAAGTGGAAGTAATCACTACTCCGCCCTCCAAATATGATGCGGCTGGTAATGCAGGTATTATCAATATACGCCTGAAGTCACGCCCTAAAGATTATCTGGGAGGTACGGTATCTGCTTCTTATAATGCAGGCGAAAAGGAAAATTACGGTTATGGTGGTGTAAACCTGAATATCAGTAAAGGTCGTGTATCTTCCTTTATCAATGCAGGCACTACGCAAGGCAACTATGAGACCCGCGAGGCGAATCGTCGCTATTTTGCCCTGAATACTTGGGATGGATGTACGGATTATAAGAAATACATGCAGAGTTATTATGGCCAGGCAGGTGTGGACTTTGCTCTGGAACGCAACTGGACGTTAGGTTTGCAAGCCGTTTACAATCACAACAACCCTAAAGATTCCAAAGCAGTTTCTATTACGGAAGTTTATGATGTGGCTACTGCCCGTCTGGACTCTCTCTTATTCTCTGACAGTGAAGAAGGAACTAAAGCCGACCGCATCAATTTGAATTTCCATACCGATAAGTCCTGGGATGATAAGGGTAAAAAGATGACCTGGGATGTGGATTATCTGTATGATAAGAGGGATGGCCACATGGGATTCCTGTCTGACACTCAGACCCCTGATGGTGTAACCATACCCGGAACCAATTTCGATTACAGTTATTTGCAAAATCGCAAAGTAGATGTATTCTCTTCTGCACTCGACTTTACACTTCCGTTTGAGAAGTATAAGGTGACCGCAGGTGCCAAGGTTTCTTTCACGAATACCCGTAACCGTATCAATTATGATACTTCGGACCCGACACTGGTGCAGGACGACTACTTCCACTATAAAGAACAAATCTATGCTCTTTACGCTGACTATAACCGCGCGTTTGGCAAGCAGTTCTCCATGCAGCTGGGTTTGCGTATGGAACACACCCGTACTACCGGTATCTCTGAGTCGGAGAATACGACGGACAAGCACGATTATACCCGTCTGTTCCCTACACTCTATTTCCTATATTCACCCAATGAGCAGAATGCGTTGAACCTTAGTTTGTCCAATCGCATTTCCCGCCCTTCACAGAATATGGTGAACCCTTTCCCGTTCTATCAGAACAAGTACACCTATGCTTGCGGAAAGGAAGACCTGAAGCCGAGTTATACGTACAATGCCGAATTGGGATATACATTCAAGAACAATCTCAATATCTCTGCCTTTTATTCTTATTCGGACGATGTATTCTTTCAGGTTGTAGGTCTGGATCCGGAAACGAACGTCAGTTCTTTCCTGTGGGATAACTTTATGGAGACACACTCTTTCGGGCTGAATAACTCCTATACATTCCGTACAAAATGGATGCAAGCTTATGCTCAGCACGGTGTAAACTATAGCCGTACAACTTCCAGTGCCGCTTCCACATCAGCCGAAGAGAAAGGATGGGCTTATAATGCCAGTTTGCGCAATACGTTCTTCCTTAATCCGAAGAAGACATTTATCGGAACGCTTTCAGGTTGGTTTACTTCACGCCAGTATAGTGGAGTATATCTGATAAAACCTACTTATGGTGTCAGTGCGGGTTTGCTCTATCGCATGCTGGATAATAAGCTCAGTCTTAGCCTGAATGTCAATAACATTCTGGTTAGCCATTCGAAGCTTGAAACCGTTTCCAATGGAGTCCGGATGACGACGGACAATCAGTTTGCCTTTACCGGTTTCCGCATCGGTGTTTCCTACACGTTTGGTGGAGATATCCGCAGCAAGGGACAGCGTAATAGTAACTCAGATATTCAGAACAGATTATAA